A genomic window from Pseudocitrobacter corydidari includes:
- a CDS encoding YobH family protein, producing MRFAIRTIIILAIVWIGILLSGYGVLIGSKENAGGLGLQCKYLTARGTSTAQYVHSSSGIIGLTDCPVLRKSETVVDNG from the coding sequence ATGAGATTTGCGATCAGAACAATTATTATACTGGCCATTGTCTGGATTGGCATATTGCTGAGCGGTTATGGTGTTTTAATCGGCAGCAAGGAGAATGCTGGCGGTTTGGGGCTACAATGTAAATATCTGACCGCACGAGGCACCAGCACAGCACAATACGTTCATTCCAGCAGCGGGATCATTGGTCTGACCGATTGCCCGGTCCTGCGAAAAAGTGAAACTGTGGTTGATAATGGATAA